In Microvirga terrae, a single window of DNA contains:
- a CDS encoding SDR family oxidoreductase, translated as MPFSDYKTALVTGASSGIGAAVVERFRREGLEVHAIARSREPLERLADRTGCIAHVIDVADREQLASLAETVQFDILVNNAGVDRPKKFLEADPEDIDLLVDVNTRAVLHLCRLIVPGMVARDRGHVINISSIAGVYNFGGNSTYHATKAAVSMLSRQLRLDAFGHRVRVTEICPGRVATDIFAHVHGDTPEIRERFIEGFELPEAADIAEAIAFAVAAPVSMNVGHMEITPTLQVLGGLQTARPAARDGQPSKAS; from the coding sequence ATGCCCTTCTCTGATTACAAGACAGCTCTCGTGACTGGCGCTTCTTCGGGAATTGGTGCCGCCGTGGTCGAGCGGTTCCGCCGCGAAGGCTTGGAGGTTCACGCGATTGCCCGCAGTCGAGAGCCGCTGGAACGCCTTGCCGATAGGACCGGATGCATAGCGCATGTCATCGATGTGGCGGACCGCGAACAGCTCGCAAGTCTCGCAGAGACAGTCCAGTTCGACATCCTGGTCAACAATGCGGGCGTCGACCGCCCCAAGAAGTTCCTTGAGGCTGATCCGGAGGACATCGACCTGCTCGTCGATGTGAACACACGGGCCGTGCTCCATCTTTGCCGCCTCATCGTTCCCGGCATGGTGGCGCGGGACCGCGGTCACGTCATCAACATCTCGTCAATCGCCGGTGTCTACAACTTCGGTGGGAACTCGACCTATCACGCGACTAAAGCGGCGGTCAGCATGCTGTCCCGCCAGCTGCGCCTCGACGCTTTCGGGCACCGGGTCCGCGTTACCGAGATCTGTCCCGGGCGCGTTGCGACCGATATCTTTGCGCATGTCCATGGCGACACACCTGAGATCCGGGAGCGCTTCATCGAAGGCTTCGAACTGCCAGAGGCCGCCGACATCGCTGAGGCCATCGCCTTCGCCGTTGCAGCACCTGTATCCATGAATGTGGGTCACATGGAGATCACACCAACCCTTCAGGTTCTGGGTGGCCTCCAAACCGCTCGTCCGGCTGCCAGAGATGGCCAGCCCTCCAAGGCGAGTTAA
- a CDS encoding acetyl-CoA carboxylase biotin carboxyl carrier protein: MTLDEIKALIDAMSTSDLVEVEINKDGWTLRLTRDAGNSAFTPSTGEARARPPAAPARPESSPRESASSVESTGSTTDVSAPLSGVVYLGPSPDAPPFVAVGQKVTSGTTLCTVEAMKMFNPVTAERDGVVEAVFVSTGDEVAAGQPLLRIV; the protein is encoded by the coding sequence ATGACACTTGACGAGATCAAAGCGTTAATCGATGCGATGAGCACCTCCGACCTTGTTGAAGTGGAGATCAACAAGGATGGCTGGACCCTGCGCCTCACGCGCGATGCGGGGAATTCGGCGTTCACGCCTTCGACTGGTGAGGCAAGGGCGAGGCCGCCGGCGGCGCCCGCTCGCCCAGAATCCTCCCCTCGTGAGTCCGCGTCTTCCGTCGAATCCACAGGATCCACGACCGATGTCAGCGCCCCCTTGTCTGGGGTGGTCTATCTTGGCCCCTCGCCAGACGCGCCCCCCTTTGTAGCCGTAGGTCAGAAGGTCACGAGCGGAACGACCCTCTGCACGGTTGAAGCGATGAAAATGTTCAATCCTGTCACAGCCGAACGGGATGGCGTGGTCGAGGCCGTGTTCGTCTCGACGGGTGATGAAGTCGCAGCCGGCCAACCTCTTTTGCGGATTGTCTGA
- a CDS encoding acetyl-CoA carboxylase biotin carboxyl carrier protein: MKISDIPQVASWLSEAGIATYELTGPDYRICLRRSVKARSRRGLSAGPRQDSAGPVRGQSDAVVASPGVGVFLRAHPVQEAALVEPNDPVAAGQPLGLLQVGPILLPVLSPRDGTVASIIAPDRSLVGYGDPLVALMS; the protein is encoded by the coding sequence ATGAAGATCTCGGACATTCCACAAGTTGCGTCCTGGCTGTCCGAAGCGGGGATCGCGACCTACGAGCTGACAGGACCGGACTATCGCATCTGCCTGCGGCGCAGTGTTAAGGCTCGATCCAGGCGTGGTCTCTCGGCAGGTCCGAGACAGGATTCAGCCGGTCCAGTACGAGGCCAATCCGACGCGGTCGTGGCGTCGCCGGGTGTGGGGGTTTTTCTCCGTGCCCACCCTGTCCAGGAAGCCGCGTTGGTGGAGCCGAACGATCCTGTCGCGGCCGGTCAGCCGCTGGGGCTTCTGCAGGTCGGCCCCATTCTCCTTCCTGTCCTTTCTCCCCGCGACGGAACTGTTGCCTCGATCATTGCGCCCGACCGCTCGCTTGTCGGCTATGGCGATCCGCTCGTCGCGCTGATGTCGTAA
- the accC gene encoding acetyl-CoA carboxylase biotin carboxylase subunit, which produces MFDTVLIANRGEIALRIQRACRTLGLRTVAVYSQADQDAPHVKYADTAVCIGPAPAGKSYLDGAAILLAAEATGAEAIHPGYGFLSENAGFAESVARSGLTFIGPSPECIRTMGDKVAAKRAMREANVPCVPGSEGALPDDPEALQATVAEIGFPLILKAAGGGGGRGMRVVRAHSELADAFALVREEARRAFGNPEIYAEKFLERPRHVEIQVLADAYGTALWLGSRDCSLQRRHQKVLEEAPAPGLPADLIARIGERCVEACRRIGYQGVGTFEFLVEDEQFFFIEMNTRVQVEHPVTEVTTGIDIVAEGIRVARGEALTLSQADIGCHGHAFECRINAEDPDSFAPSPGLITGFEVPGGPGVRVDSHIAAGATVSPYYDSMIAKLIVHGQTRQEAMARLKVALSEMRVEGVATNLALHRRIVDEPGFIEGGFDIHYLEQLLKVGASA; this is translated from the coding sequence ATGTTCGACACTGTCCTCATAGCCAATCGCGGCGAAATTGCTCTTCGGATCCAGCGGGCGTGCCGAACGCTCGGGCTGCGGACGGTCGCCGTCTATTCCCAGGCCGATCAAGATGCGCCTCACGTGAAATACGCGGATACCGCGGTGTGCATCGGCCCAGCTCCAGCAGGAAAGAGCTATCTCGATGGCGCTGCCATTCTGCTGGCTGCAGAAGCGACAGGCGCCGAGGCCATTCATCCCGGATATGGATTCCTGTCCGAGAATGCGGGCTTTGCTGAGAGTGTCGCTCGATCGGGCTTGACCTTTATCGGGCCGAGCCCGGAGTGCATCCGCACGATGGGCGACAAGGTCGCCGCCAAGCGAGCCATGCGCGAGGCAAATGTGCCGTGCGTTCCAGGCTCGGAGGGAGCCCTGCCCGACGATCCGGAAGCCCTACAGGCTACTGTCGCCGAGATTGGTTTTCCGTTGATCCTCAAGGCGGCCGGCGGCGGAGGCGGTCGCGGTATGCGGGTCGTCAGGGCACATTCGGAACTTGCCGATGCATTTGCGCTCGTCCGCGAGGAAGCGCGCCGCGCCTTCGGCAACCCGGAGATCTATGCTGAAAAGTTCCTCGAGCGCCCGCGCCATGTAGAGATCCAGGTGTTGGCCGATGCCTATGGTACGGCCCTTTGGCTCGGCAGCCGCGATTGCTCGCTCCAGCGCCGTCATCAGAAGGTTTTGGAGGAAGCGCCAGCGCCGGGTCTGCCCGCCGATCTCATCGCGAGGATTGGTGAACGCTGCGTCGAGGCCTGCCGACGGATCGGCTACCAGGGCGTGGGTACCTTCGAGTTTCTGGTCGAGGACGAGCAATTTTTCTTCATCGAGATGAATACGCGAGTGCAGGTCGAGCATCCTGTCACCGAGGTGACCACCGGAATCGACATCGTGGCCGAAGGTATTCGGGTTGCGCGCGGTGAAGCTCTCACACTGTCCCAGGCTGACATAGGCTGCCACGGTCACGCTTTCGAATGTCGGATCAATGCAGAAGATCCCGACAGCTTCGCACCCTCACCAGGGCTGATCACGGGGTTCGAGGTGCCCGGCGGCCCAGGCGTCAGAGTCGACAGTCATATCGCCGCCGGAGCGACCGTGTCGCCCTATTACGACTCGATGATTGCCAAGCTCATTGTCCATGGACAGACCCGGCAGGAGGCAATGGCGCGGTTGAAGGTGGCGCTGTCTGAGATGAGGGTCGAGGGTGTTGCCACGAATCTTGCTTTGCACCGGCGGATCGTGGACGAGCCCGGCTTCATCGAAGGCGGGTTCGATATCCATTATCTCGAGCAATTGCTGAAAGTCGGGGCCTCTGCATGA
- the pxpB gene encoding 5-oxoprolinase subunit PxpB: protein MIIKEPRISLLGTRALLFEAPGETSLTTQRRIWSLAREVGTWPEVSEAVPGVNNLLVSFSVPPRTLAPIESRLQSAWDAATPMILQGRTIELPVVYGGEGGPHMADVVAHTGLCPEEIAEIHARPLYPVYAIGSHPGYCYLGGMDARIATPRRKVPVLKLPGGAVSIGGSQTGVSASAGPSGWNTIGTTSTTFFDATRDPPVLLQPGDSIRFRIVEVVR from the coding sequence ATGATCATCAAGGAGCCTCGGATTAGTCTGCTGGGCACCAGAGCGCTTCTCTTCGAGGCGCCCGGCGAGACCAGCCTGACGACGCAGCGGCGGATTTGGTCGCTCGCCCGTGAGGTGGGGACATGGCCGGAGGTGAGCGAAGCCGTACCGGGCGTCAACAATCTCCTCGTGAGTTTTTCGGTGCCGCCGCGGACGCTTGCGCCTATTGAGTCCCGTCTGCAATCCGCCTGGGACGCCGCGACGCCGATGATCCTGCAGGGCCGCACCATCGAACTGCCGGTCGTGTATGGCGGGGAAGGGGGGCCGCATATGGCGGATGTTGTCGCCCATACCGGCTTGTGTCCGGAGGAAATTGCCGAGATTCATGCCCGTCCGCTTTACCCGGTCTATGCGATTGGAAGCCATCCAGGCTATTGCTATCTTGGCGGGATGGATGCACGCATCGCAACGCCGCGCAGAAAAGTGCCGGTGCTGAAGCTTCCGGGCGGCGCGGTATCGATTGGAGGGTCGCAGACCGGCGTGTCAGCCTCGGCCGGTCCCAGCGGCTGGAACACGATCGGCACGACTTCGACGACGTTCTTTGACGCGACCCGCGATCCCCCGGTCCTGCTGCAGCCAGGCGACAGCATCCGCTTCCGCATCGTCGAGGTGGTCCGATGA
- a CDS encoding amino acid ABC transporter ATP-binding protein, whose translation MIRFSNVRKNYGSFQALDNINAEVARSEVVVVCGPSGSGKSTLIRTVNRLEEIQSGSIIFDGQDVHAKMRSKELNHLRSRIGFVFQSFNLFPHLSALENVTLSPVTVNGVKREVAREKAMQLLDRVGLAAKAGSYPGQLSGGQQQRVAIARALAMEPPAMLFDEPTSALDPEMVGEVLAVMKALAADGMTMMCVTHEMGFAREVADRVWFMDGGRILEEADPESFFSRPQHPRAQRFLSDLRH comes from the coding sequence ATGATCCGCTTTTCAAATGTCCGCAAGAACTACGGATCATTTCAGGCACTTGACAACATCAACGCTGAGGTGGCTCGAAGCGAGGTCGTGGTGGTGTGCGGGCCATCAGGCTCAGGAAAGTCGACGTTGATCAGAACGGTCAACCGGCTTGAAGAGATTCAGTCCGGCTCAATCATCTTCGACGGTCAGGACGTGCATGCCAAAATGCGTAGCAAGGAGCTCAATCATCTTCGAAGCCGCATTGGATTTGTGTTCCAGAGCTTCAATCTATTTCCGCATCTCTCGGCGCTCGAGAATGTCACTCTGTCGCCCGTCACGGTCAATGGCGTCAAGCGGGAGGTAGCTCGCGAAAAGGCAATGCAGCTTCTTGACCGCGTGGGCCTCGCGGCAAAGGCCGGCTCCTATCCAGGCCAGCTGTCCGGTGGTCAGCAGCAGCGCGTTGCGATTGCCCGGGCGCTCGCCATGGAGCCGCCAGCGATGCTGTTCGATGAGCCCACCAGCGCCCTTGATCCTGAGATGGTCGGCGAGGTGCTTGCCGTGATGAAGGCACTGGCCGCGGATGGCATGACCATGATGTGCGTGACTCACGAAATGGGGTTCGCACGGGAAGTTGCGGATCGCGTCTGGTTCATGGACGGAGGTCGCATCCTTGAGGAGGCCGATCCCGAGAGCTTTTTCTCGCGGCCTCAGCACCCTCGCGCGCAGCGCTTCCTTTCGGATCTGCGCCATTGA
- a CDS encoding 2-hydroxyacid dehydrogenase, with amino-acid sequence MTKPEILMMGPYPTWDLEDLESNYTVHKLWEAPDRAAFLRQVGDNVRAIATRGEIGASAELMTALPRLEIVSCYGVGTDAIDLSHAKANGIRVTNTPNVLTADVADIGVGLLLAVARQIPQADKYVRDGRWRNANMRLVTRVHGKKVGIVGMGRIGVEVAKRLAAFDCPIAHFDIAQWDDLPYTFVPDLMALAEQSEFLIVTLAGGASTQKIINADVLQALGRDGILINISRGSTVDEAALLDALEHNIIKGAGLDVFWNEPNIDERFLTLENVILQPHHASGTVETRQAMGKLVRDNLAAHFAQQPLLTPVI; translated from the coding sequence ATGACAAAGCCTGAGATCCTGATGATGGGTCCCTATCCGACTTGGGACCTTGAGGACCTGGAGAGCAACTACACGGTTCACAAGCTTTGGGAAGCGCCCGACCGGGCAGCCTTTCTGCGCCAAGTGGGTGACAACGTTCGCGCCATCGCGACCCGCGGCGAGATTGGCGCGTCGGCTGAGCTCATGACGGCTTTGCCAAGGCTTGAGATCGTCTCCTGCTATGGCGTCGGAACCGATGCCATCGACCTCTCACATGCGAAGGCCAATGGGATCCGGGTGACCAACACGCCCAACGTCCTCACCGCTGACGTGGCCGACATCGGCGTCGGGCTGCTCCTGGCAGTGGCCCGTCAGATCCCGCAGGCTGACAAATATGTCCGGGACGGACGCTGGCGCAACGCCAACATGCGTCTCGTCACCCGCGTCCACGGCAAGAAGGTCGGCATCGTCGGTATGGGACGCATCGGCGTCGAGGTGGCCAAGCGCCTGGCGGCGTTCGACTGCCCGATTGCCCATTTCGACATCGCCCAGTGGGATGATCTGCCGTACACCTTCGTGCCTGATCTGATGGCCCTGGCCGAGCAGTCCGAGTTCCTCATCGTCACTCTGGCGGGCGGCGCTAGCACCCAAAAAATCATCAACGCCGATGTCCTGCAGGCGCTCGGACGCGACGGCATCCTGATCAACATCTCGCGGGGATCGACCGTTGATGAGGCAGCCCTGCTCGATGCACTCGAGCACAACATCATCAAGGGCGCCGGCCTTGATGTATTCTGGAACGAGCCGAACATCGACGAGCGCTTCCTGACGCTCGAGAACGTCATCCTACAGCCGCATCACGCATCCGGGACTGTGGAAACCCGGCAGGCGATGGGGAAACTGGTGCGCGACAACCTAGCGGCGCATTTTGCCCAGCAGCCCCTTCT
- a CDS encoding LamB/YcsF family protein: MHIDLNADLAEGYGQWRIGDDDALLDVLSSANLACGFHAGDPLIMERTVKAALGRGVDIGAHVGFPDKQGFGRRPMQIDADELAAMVIYQLGALEGIARVVGHRMTHMSFHGALGNMAAADSSVAAPLVAAVARFNPELIIVSSTSRAIEDAASSCGLRVATTFLADRAYDKAGLLVPRRLPDSVIHDEAKVLERVRQILRQGTVTTYEGEDLPMRPHSILLHGDTPGALSLARKIRSEIEQAGGKIVPVSQMA; the protein is encoded by the coding sequence GTGCATATCGATCTCAATGCAGACCTTGCCGAGGGCTATGGCCAGTGGCGTATCGGTGATGACGATGCCCTGTTGGATGTGTTGTCCTCTGCGAATCTCGCTTGCGGCTTTCACGCGGGCGATCCCCTGATCATGGAGAGGACCGTCAAGGCAGCCCTGGGACGCGGCGTCGATATCGGGGCGCATGTCGGTTTCCCCGATAAGCAGGGGTTCGGACGGAGGCCGATGCAGATCGACGCCGATGAGCTGGCTGCCATGGTGATCTATCAGCTCGGAGCGCTGGAGGGGATCGCACGCGTGGTAGGGCACAGGATGACCCACATGAGCTTTCATGGGGCCCTCGGGAACATGGCGGCCGCAGATTCCTCTGTCGCCGCACCCCTCGTTGCTGCGGTCGCGCGCTTCAACCCTGAGTTGATCATCGTCTCCTCAACGAGCCGGGCCATTGAAGATGCGGCGTCATCCTGCGGCCTTCGCGTCGCGACCACCTTTCTCGCGGACCGCGCCTACGACAAGGCAGGCCTCCTTGTCCCGCGCCGTCTGCCGGACTCTGTCATCCACGATGAGGCCAAGGTACTGGAGCGGGTGCGACAAATCCTTCGGCAGGGAACCGTTACAACGTACGAGGGAGAGGATCTTCCGATGCGCCCTCACAGCATTCTGCTGCATGGAGATACGCCTGGAGCCTTATCGCTCGCTCGCAAGATCCGTTCGGAAATCGAGCAGGCTGGTGGGAAGATCGTGCCCGTGTCCCAGATGGCGTAG
- a CDS encoding amino acid ABC transporter permease, translated as MGGFDLVAILTNPNFGLMLLHGLEMTFVIATGSWLLAMTLAILLLIIRLSPSRLADRAVAAYVSYHRNVPTLVQLMLWYFGISSLLPEGLQYWLSDHNAEATFAIVALGLCQAAYFSEDLRSGIRSVPAGQSEAARALGHSFFGTMRYVLMPQAFRNALPALINHSVSLFKNSSLAMAIGVAELTHAVKEIESQSFRTFEAYLIATIAYLICSLLIMSVGAALGRKAALSGGR; from the coding sequence ATGGGCGGGTTCGATCTTGTCGCGATCTTAACGAACCCGAACTTCGGGCTCATGCTCCTCCATGGGCTGGAGATGACCTTTGTGATTGCCACCGGGTCATGGCTCCTCGCCATGACCCTAGCGATTCTGCTCCTGATCATTCGGCTGTCCCCGAGCCGCCTCGCTGATCGCGCCGTTGCGGCCTACGTCTCTTACCACCGCAATGTTCCGACCCTGGTGCAGCTGATGCTGTGGTACTTCGGAATATCGAGCCTCCTGCCCGAAGGGTTGCAATACTGGCTCTCTGATCATAATGCGGAGGCCACTTTTGCCATCGTTGCCCTTGGGCTGTGTCAGGCGGCTTATTTCAGTGAGGATCTGCGCTCCGGTATCCGTTCTGTGCCGGCCGGCCAATCCGAGGCTGCCCGTGCCCTTGGACACAGCTTCTTCGGCACGATGCGCTATGTGCTCATGCCGCAAGCGTTTCGCAATGCTCTGCCCGCGCTCATCAACCACAGCGTATCCTTGTTCAAGAACAGCAGCCTTGCGATGGCGATCGGGGTCGCCGAGCTCACGCATGCTGTTAAGGAAATCGAAAGCCAGAGCTTCAGAACCTTCGAAGCCTACCTGATCGCAACCATCGCGTACCTGATCTGCTCTCTGCTGATCATGTCTGTCGGAGCTGCACTCGGCCGGAAGGCAGCCTTGAGCGGAGGACGCTGA
- a CDS encoding SDR family oxidoreductase, with the protein MSSLFSLAGRRALVTGSSQGIGFALARGLAEHGAAVVLNGRDPGKIEVAAAQLSAAGHRVATAIFDVTSADAVRNGIEAIEGEGPIDILINNAGMQFRTPLEDFPADRWEQLLTTNVSSVFYVGQAVARHMIPRGRGKIINIASVQSELARPGIAPYTATKGAVKNLTRGMCADWAKHGLQVNAIAPGYFKTPLNQALVDNPDFSGWLEKRTPAARWGNVEELIGAAVFLSSEASSFVNGHTLYVDGGITTCL; encoded by the coding sequence GTGTCTTCATTGTTTTCGCTTGCAGGTCGACGTGCTCTCGTGACGGGCTCGTCACAAGGTATCGGTTTCGCTCTGGCCAGAGGTTTGGCGGAACACGGTGCTGCGGTCGTTCTCAATGGACGTGACCCGGGCAAGATCGAAGTTGCTGCCGCCCAACTGTCGGCGGCAGGACACAGAGTCGCGACTGCAATCTTTGACGTGACCTCGGCGGACGCTGTCCGGAATGGGATTGAGGCCATTGAAGGCGAGGGCCCGATCGACATCCTGATTAACAATGCGGGAATGCAGTTCCGCACCCCGCTCGAGGACTTCCCCGCTGACCGGTGGGAGCAGCTGCTGACCACCAATGTCTCCAGCGTGTTCTATGTCGGGCAAGCGGTCGCCCGGCACATGATCCCGCGCGGGCGCGGCAAAATCATCAACATCGCCTCGGTCCAGAGCGAGCTCGCCCGGCCTGGGATCGCTCCTTACACGGCCACCAAGGGAGCAGTGAAGAACCTGACCCGGGGCATGTGCGCGGACTGGGCCAAGCACGGCCTGCAGGTCAACGCCATTGCGCCCGGCTACTTCAAGACGCCGCTCAACCAGGCCCTCGTCGACAATCCAGACTTCTCAGGCTGGCTGGAGAAGCGCACGCCGGCGGCCCGCTGGGGCAACGTCGAGGAGCTGATTGGTGCGGCGGTGTTCCTCTCGAGCGAGGCCTCCTCGTTCGTCAACGGGCACACGCTCTACGTTGATGGCGGCATCACCACCTGCCTCTGA
- a CDS encoding biotin-dependent carboxyltransferase family protein, with translation MMEILSKSALTTIQDRGRFGALKWGVGTAGAMDSLALACGNLLLGNSEDAAAIEIQVFPFEARFDSDAAIALTGATCEAAVDGRVVLPWSSVRVTAGSVLRLGLTRSARWRGARAYVCVAGGIDIPIVLGSRSTQLRGAIGGLEGRALRQGDKLRFGRPNDARCAPDGTSIVPPAFALPLMSDGLPAVRVLPAAEYGCFKPESQSDLWLKPWKVTPQSDRYGYRLSGPVLEPVAPMELRSHGIVPGVIQVPHGGQPIVQMCDAQPSGGYPKIGTVIEADLWRLGQAPIGSSIRFIETDWDGALHASDEVSRWLSDVARCLDLAGARRVRS, from the coding sequence ATGATGGAGATTCTATCAAAGAGCGCTCTTACGACCATCCAGGATCGGGGACGCTTCGGCGCTTTGAAATGGGGGGTCGGCACAGCCGGTGCGATGGACAGTCTCGCGCTTGCCTGCGGCAACCTTTTGCTCGGCAACAGTGAAGATGCTGCCGCAATCGAGATCCAGGTCTTTCCGTTCGAAGCCCGGTTTGACAGTGATGCGGCTATCGCATTAACCGGCGCGACCTGCGAGGCGGCCGTCGATGGGCGGGTCGTTCTTCCTTGGTCGAGCGTCCGAGTGACCGCCGGCTCGGTGCTGCGCCTCGGGTTGACGCGATCCGCCCGTTGGCGGGGAGCACGGGCGTATGTCTGCGTAGCAGGCGGGATCGATATTCCCATCGTCCTGGGTTCTCGGTCCACGCAATTGCGGGGAGCCATCGGCGGGCTTGAAGGTCGAGCGCTGCGGCAGGGAGACAAGCTTCGGTTCGGTCGGCCGAATGACGCGCGCTGCGCTCCAGATGGAACCAGCATTGTACCGCCAGCATTCGCTTTGCCGCTGATGTCGGACGGACTGCCCGCGGTCCGGGTTCTGCCGGCTGCCGAATACGGATGCTTCAAGCCCGAGTCCCAAAGCGATCTGTGGCTGAAGCCGTGGAAGGTAACGCCTCAGAGCGACCGCTATGGGTACCGCCTGTCCGGCCCGGTGCTGGAGCCCGTTGCTCCCATGGAGTTGCGCTCACACGGCATCGTACCTGGCGTCATTCAGGTGCCGCACGGTGGTCAGCCGATCGTGCAGATGTGCGATGCTCAGCCCTCCGGCGGATACCCGAAGATCGGAACCGTCATCGAGGCGGATCTCTGGCGGCTCGGGCAAGCGCCAATCGGAAGTTCCATTCGCTTCATCGAAACTGACTGGGATGGGGCACTGCACGCCAGCGATGAAGTCTCCCGATGGCTGTCCGATGTAGCACGTTGTCTTGATCTGGCGGGAGCCCGGAGAGTGCGCTCATGA
- a CDS encoding ABC transporter substrate-binding protein, with protein MSLKSLKLGLAAAALGLTAIAPASADQLADIMARKELRCGVYADVPPFSAPDPKTRELVGFDVDLCKGIAKRWGVEAKLTPLSVEARVPEVKLGRVDLTIANLAYTLSRAEQIQYSDPYYMAKEMLAVKASDPATSKADFKGKRLASTKGSTSELAIKMNGSEPLTFQDTGSAFMAVQQNKALGMVANTMTITKLVNESKTRGVELKMIPEPMVLQPTGIGMKKDEPALLAKVNETLKEMDAAGEINAAWDKWLGPNTEFKMTRTDKVTPLTELKFEPIP; from the coding sequence ATGTCACTGAAGTCGCTTAAACTCGGCCTTGCGGCCGCCGCTCTCGGTCTCACCGCGATCGCCCCCGCGAGTGCCGATCAACTTGCTGATATCATGGCTCGCAAGGAGCTTCGCTGCGGCGTCTACGCTGACGTGCCGCCGTTCTCGGCGCCGGATCCAAAAACACGCGAGTTGGTCGGTTTCGATGTCGATCTGTGCAAAGGGATCGCCAAGCGATGGGGCGTCGAGGCAAAGCTTACGCCGCTGTCCGTCGAGGCCCGTGTGCCTGAGGTCAAGCTCGGTCGCGTCGATCTGACAATTGCGAACCTCGCCTATACCCTAAGCCGCGCTGAGCAGATCCAGTATAGTGACCCTTACTATATGGCGAAGGAAATGCTGGCTGTGAAGGCGAGTGATCCGGCAACGTCCAAGGCCGATTTCAAGGGCAAGCGGCTCGCCTCGACCAAGGGATCGACCTCCGAGCTCGCCATCAAGATGAATGGATCAGAACCGCTGACCTTCCAAGACACGGGCTCGGCGTTCATGGCGGTTCAACAGAACAAGGCGCTCGGCATGGTCGCTAATACCATGACGATCACGAAACTCGTCAACGAGTCAAAGACGAGAGGCGTCGAGCTGAAGATGATCCCTGAGCCCATGGTATTGCAACCAACGGGCATCGGCATGAAGAAGGACGAGCCTGCATTGTTGGCGAAGGTCAACGAAACCCTCAAGGAGATGGATGCGGCCGGTGAAATCAATGCAGCCTGGGATAAGTGGCTCGGGCCCAACACCGAGTTCAAGATGACGCGGACCGATAAAGTCACGCCTCTAACCGAACTGAAGTTCGAGCCAATTCCCTAA
- a CDS encoding amino acid ABC transporter permease — translation MLWDILSIIQDNWLLLLIGQYPNGPLGGLAATLILSVLSIALAFPLSVLLALARLSRSPFLLWPSTALVYIARGVPLLMLILWVYFMVPLLLGANIPGFVTMLVTLVLYEAAFLSEVVRAGIVAVGRGQMDAARALGHSYLGAMWYVILPQALYNMLPSILSQFVSTIKETTLGYVINVPELTFAANQINNRLLSKPFEVFFILAIIYYLVCWTLTHAATVLERRIARKRAGTTTGPLPVTMQPQTLTAEP, via the coding sequence ATGCTCTGGGATATCCTCTCCATCATTCAGGATAACTGGCTTCTTCTGCTGATCGGCCAATACCCCAACGGGCCGCTTGGAGGATTAGCCGCGACTCTGATCCTCTCCGTACTGAGCATCGCTCTTGCATTCCCGCTCAGCGTGTTGCTCGCCCTCGCTAGGTTGTCGCGATCGCCGTTTCTGCTTTGGCCATCGACCGCACTCGTCTACATCGCGCGGGGCGTGCCGCTACTGATGCTGATCCTGTGGGTCTACTTTATGGTCCCGTTGCTCCTTGGCGCGAATATTCCCGGGTTTGTGACCATGCTCGTAACGTTGGTTCTTTATGAGGCGGCATTTCTGAGCGAAGTCGTGCGAGCCGGGATTGTCGCCGTTGGCCGCGGCCAGATGGATGCGGCGCGTGCCCTGGGCCACAGCTATCTTGGTGCCATGTGGTACGTCATCCTGCCACAGGCTCTCTATAACATGCTGCCCAGCATCCTCAGCCAGTTCGTCTCGACAATCAAGGAGACGACTCTGGGATATGTCATCAACGTTCCGGAGCTTACGTTTGCGGCTAATCAGATCAACAATCGCCTCCTTTCGAAACCATTCGAGGTCTTCTTCATTCTGGCAATCATATACTATCTCGTCTGCTGGACGCTAACCCACGCGGCGACCGTTCTGGAACGACGCATCGCTCGCAAGCGAGCCGGGACGACTACCGGTCCATTGCCCGTCACAATGCAACCTCAAACACTTACGGCTGAGCCATGA